From a single Bombus huntii isolate Logan2020A unplaced genomic scaffold, iyBomHunt1.1 ctg00000067.1, whole genome shotgun sequence genomic region:
- the LOC126876187 gene encoding serum factor response D-like isoform X2, translating into MLKHILMGQPSSAGSRHQHNDYQASSGSLHGGHHHHHHSGHQQDQQQHHHYNQNNNVRGTTGGSQGWGVDVYDSVVHQRANVHQAATTPSSTHRHPLNHSQLSVNNLSQRLNHSHALNLSTLSTSKHSVNSVSPVAGGNNNNNNNNLSTTLGVISPAPLHQDSRPKANGGFDISRLSRLPSQATPSPAPALQGTTTGGQLTGPGSTAYPLNASWSSSLSRNHKDHEVSAKETLTSLGLLCLVSLLLALLSLIFLLKISPLTVTPSSLISPKEYTIVYEVTLALCALALSLNLCCLLMCAIQFLFTVKLVKTSYQGHWSNKYLQKSSISRICAVGGFFISIPVFLTGMNLKDTVNYL; encoded by the exons ATGCTGAAGCATATCCTGATGGGGCAACCGTCGTCAGCGGGCTCCAGGCACCAGCACAATGACTACCAGGCGAGCTCGGGCTCGTTGCACGGCggccaccaccaccaccatcatTCTGGTCACCAACAGGATCAACAGCAACACCATCATTACAACCAAAACAACAACGTTCGTGGAACGACAGGGGGAAGCCAAGGATGGGGAGTCGACGTTTACGACTCGGTGGTCCATCAAAGAGCCAACGTGCATCAGGCTGCCACCACGCCATCTTCCACTCACAGACACCCTTTGAATCATTCTCAGTTGAGCGTGAACAATCTTTCTCAACGATTGAATCACTCGCACGCTCTTAATCTGTCCACGTTGTCCACGTCGAAGCATTCTGTGAACAGCGTCAGTCCTGTTGCCGGTGggaataacaataacaataataataatctgtcGACTACATTGGGGGTGATATCCCCGGCGCCGCTGCACCAGGACAGCAGACCTAAAGCGAATGGAGGCTTTGATATCTCGAGACTGTCCAGATTACCCAGTCAGGCGACACCTTCGCCTGCACCTGCTCTTCAGGGTACGACTACCGGGGGACAGTTAACCGGTCCCGGTTCCACGGCGtaccccttgaacgcttcctGGTCGTCGTCCCTGTCAAGGAATCACAAGGACCACGAGGTTAGCGCGAAAGAGACGTTGACCAGTTTGGGTTTATTGTGTCTAGTGTCGTTGTTACTGGCGCTACTCTCGTTGATCTTCTTGCTGAAGATCTCACCGTTAACGGTGACGCCGAGTAGCCTGATCAGCCCGAAAGAGTATACGATTGTCTACGAGGTGACGTTAGCGCTGTGCGCACTCGCCCTCTCCCTAAACCTCTGCTGTCTCCTCATGTGCGCTATACAGTTCCTCTTCACTGTGAAACTCGTCAAGACTTCGTATCAAGGACATTG gaGTAACAAGTACCTGCAAAAATCATCCATCAGCCGGATATGTGCTGTCGGAGggtttttcattagcattccCGTCTTTCTAACTG gcatgaatctaaaagatactgtgaactatctctga
- the LOC126876187 gene encoding serum factor response D-like isoform X1 has product MLKHILMGQPSSAGSRHQHNDYQASSGSLHGGHHHHHHSGHQQDQQQHHHYNQNNNVRGTTGGSQGWGVDVYDSVVHQRANVHQAATTPSSTHRHPLNHSQLSVNNLSQRLNHSHALNLSTLSTSKHSVNSVSPVAGGNNNNNNNNLSTTLGVISPAPLHQDSRPKANGGFDISRLSRLPSQATPSPAPALQGTTTGGQLTGPGSTAYPLNASWSSSLSRNHKDHEVSAKETLTSLGLLCLVSLLLALLSLIFLLKISPLTVTPSSLISPKEYTIVYEVTLALCALALSLNLCCLLMCAIQFLFTVKLVKTSYQGHWSNKYLQKSSISRICAVGGFFISIPVFLTGMILYTFIQFHSTPVSRKMDTWVAREKKAESQPNY; this is encoded by the exons ATGCTGAAGCATATCCTGATGGGGCAACCGTCGTCAGCGGGCTCCAGGCACCAGCACAATGACTACCAGGCGAGCTCGGGCTCGTTGCACGGCggccaccaccaccaccatcatTCTGGTCACCAACAGGATCAACAGCAACACCATCATTACAACCAAAACAACAACGTTCGTGGAACGACAGGGGGAAGCCAAGGATGGGGAGTCGACGTTTACGACTCGGTGGTCCATCAAAGAGCCAACGTGCATCAGGCTGCCACCACGCCATCTTCCACTCACAGACACCCTTTGAATCATTCTCAGTTGAGCGTGAACAATCTTTCTCAACGATTGAATCACTCGCACGCTCTTAATCTGTCCACGTTGTCCACGTCGAAGCATTCTGTGAACAGCGTCAGTCCTGTTGCCGGTGggaataacaataacaataataataatctgtcGACTACATTGGGGGTGATATCCCCGGCGCCGCTGCACCAGGACAGCAGACCTAAAGCGAATGGAGGCTTTGATATCTCGAGACTGTCCAGATTACCCAGTCAGGCGACACCTTCGCCTGCACCTGCTCTTCAGGGTACGACTACCGGGGGACAGTTAACCGGTCCCGGTTCCACGGCGtaccccttgaacgcttcctGGTCGTCGTCCCTGTCAAGGAATCACAAGGACCACGAGGTTAGCGCGAAAGAGACGTTGACCAGTTTGGGTTTATTGTGTCTAGTGTCGTTGTTACTGGCGCTACTCTCGTTGATCTTCTTGCTGAAGATCTCACCGTTAACGGTGACGCCGAGTAGCCTGATCAGCCCGAAAGAGTATACGATTGTCTACGAGGTGACGTTAGCGCTGTGCGCACTCGCCCTCTCCCTAAACCTCTGCTGTCTCCTCATGTGCGCTATACAGTTCCTCTTCACTGTGAAACTCGTCAAGACTTCGTATCAAGGACATTG gaGTAACAAGTACCTGCAAAAATCATCCATCAGCCGGATATGTGCTGTCGGAGggtttttcattagcattccCGTCTTTCTAACTG gtatgatattgtatacattcaTCCAGTTTCATTCGACGCCGGTGTCACGTAAAATGGATACTTGGgttgcgagagaaaagaaagctgagtcgcagcccaactattaa